One genomic segment of Terrihabitans soli includes these proteins:
- a CDS encoding anhydro-N-acetylmuramic acid kinase produces MSGTSLDGVDAALIETDGEAIEAFGPSLYRPYSEAERGLLRAALAAGTEITERSDRTGILGEAETLINQSHAETVENLLKMAGVRPSHVDVVGFHGQTVIHKPAIKLTVQLGDGPWLAERLGIAVVHDIRAADIEAGGQGAPVVPVFHRALAGAGKLPEPAAILNIGGVANVTWVGPGGDLNAFDTGPGNALLDDLMRARNGQEFDKDGEIARRGTTDKSVLYALLTSDFFAKKPPKSLDRFHFHEKALTAVAHLSTEDAASTLVDFTAATIALSVQHMKEAPKRWVVAGGGARNLAILAALRERIAVPVSTAEDMGWSIDALEAQAFAYLAVRSLKGLPNTYPSTTGVPTPVSGGVLAGPKSSSGNRMAVR; encoded by the coding sequence ATGAGCGGGACCTCGCTCGACGGGGTGGACGCCGCCCTGATCGAGACCGACGGGGAGGCCATTGAGGCTTTCGGCCCGAGCCTTTACCGGCCCTATTCGGAGGCCGAGCGGGGCCTTTTGCGGGCGGCTCTCGCGGCCGGCACTGAGATCACCGAGCGCTCTGACCGGACGGGTATTCTCGGCGAGGCCGAGACGCTGATCAATCAAAGCCATGCCGAGACGGTCGAGAATCTCCTGAAAATGGCGGGTGTGCGCCCGAGCCATGTCGATGTCGTCGGCTTCCACGGCCAGACCGTCATTCATAAGCCGGCGATCAAGCTCACCGTGCAGCTCGGCGACGGGCCGTGGCTTGCCGAGCGGCTCGGCATCGCGGTCGTCCACGACATCCGTGCTGCGGATATCGAAGCGGGCGGACAGGGCGCGCCGGTCGTGCCCGTCTTTCACCGCGCGCTTGCGGGAGCCGGCAAACTGCCGGAGCCCGCGGCGATCCTCAATATCGGCGGCGTTGCCAATGTTACCTGGGTCGGGCCGGGAGGAGACTTGAATGCCTTCGACACCGGTCCCGGAAATGCGCTGCTCGACGATCTCATGCGCGCGCGCAACGGCCAGGAATTCGACAAGGACGGCGAAATCGCGCGCCGCGGCACGACCGATAAATCCGTTCTCTATGCGCTTCTGACCTCGGATTTCTTTGCCAAAAAGCCGCCGAAAAGCCTCGACCGTTTTCACTTTCATGAAAAGGCGCTGACGGCCGTCGCGCATCTGTCGACCGAAGATGCGGCCTCAACACTTGTCGATTTTACCGCGGCGACGATCGCGCTGTCGGTGCAGCATATGAAGGAAGCGCCCAAACGCTGGGTCGTCGCCGGCGGTGGCGCGCGCAATCTTGCCATTCTTGCGGCATTACGCGAGCGCATTGCCGTACCGGTATCGACCGCCGAGGATATGGGCTGGTCCATCGATGCCCTGGAAGCGCAGGCTTTCGCATATCTTGCCGTGCGCAGCCTCAAGGGTCTGCCCAATACCTATCCCTCGACCACGGGCGTACCTACGCCGGTTTCGGGCGGCGTGCTGGCCGGGCCGAAATCGTCCTCCGGAAATCGCATGGCTGTTCGTTAA
- a CDS encoding endonuclease domain-containing protein has protein sequence MREADLNKTARSRALRGSMTDAERKFWSRARNRGFFGLKFVRQEPIGPYFADFACRELRLVVEIDGSQHMSSARDRVRDAFLESSGYRVVRFWNNDVLTNIEGVFEALQKTVGELAPHPDRSSSDSDLSPQAGRGD, from the coding sequence TTGCGAGAGGCCGATCTCAATAAAACGGCGCGATCCCGGGCTTTGCGCGGATCGATGACGGATGCCGAGCGGAAGTTCTGGAGCCGGGCGCGCAATCGAGGATTTTTCGGTCTGAAATTCGTTCGGCAGGAGCCGATCGGGCCATACTTTGCGGACTTTGCCTGCCGCGAGCTACGGCTCGTCGTCGAGATCGATGGCAGCCAGCACATGTCTAGCGCGCGGGACCGCGTCCGAGACGCGTTTCTGGAATCGAGCGGATATCGTGTAGTCAGGTTCTGGAACAACGATGTTCTGACGAACATCGAAGGGGTTTTCGAGGCGCTGCAGAAAACTGTCGGCGAACTCGCCCCTCACCCGGATCGCTCTTCGAGCGATTCCGACCTCTCCCCGCAGGCGGGGAGAGGTGATTAG
- the tyrS gene encoding tyrosine--tRNA ligase has protein sequence MTNYRSPFLKLLAERGYINQISDPEGLDKLALEGPVTAYIGFDATGPSLHVGHMMGIMMLRRLQQAGHKPIVLMGGGTTKVGDPSGKDEARQLLTDEIIGNNIASIKRVFENFLTFGSGPTDAVMVNNAEWLDELKYIPLLRDVGRHFSVNRMLTFDSVKLRLERDQPLSFLEFNYMILQAYDFAELAKTRGVRLQMGGSDQWGNIVNGIDLGRRLHGAGLYGLTCPLLTTASGAKMGKTAQGAVWLNEDMLSGYDFWQYWRNVEDDDVAKFLRLFTDIPLNEIDQLIAGNINDAKKRLATEITSLVRGKAAAEQAAETARKTFEEGALSENLPSVEIASSELEAGIGVLTAFVTAGLVDSNGDARRQIKGGGLKVNDQTVTDDKAVLKTSDLKEGTIKLSLGKKRHILLKPKA, from the coding sequence ATGACCAACTATCGCTCCCCCTTCCTGAAGCTCCTCGCGGAGCGCGGCTATATCAATCAGATCTCGGACCCCGAGGGGCTGGACAAGCTCGCCCTGGAAGGCCCGGTCACGGCCTATATTGGCTTCGACGCCACGGGCCCGAGCCTGCATGTCGGCCATATGATGGGGATCATGATGCTGCGCCGGCTGCAGCAGGCGGGGCACAAGCCCATCGTTCTGATGGGCGGCGGCACGACAAAGGTCGGCGATCCGTCCGGCAAGGACGAAGCGCGCCAACTGCTGACCGACGAGATCATCGGCAACAACATCGCGTCCATCAAACGCGTGTTTGAAAACTTCCTGACCTTCGGCAGCGGCCCGACCGACGCCGTGATGGTCAACAATGCCGAGTGGCTGGACGAGCTGAAATATATCCCGCTGCTGCGCGATGTCGGCCGCCATTTCTCGGTCAACCGCATGCTGACCTTCGACTCGGTGAAACTGCGTCTCGAGCGCGATCAGCCGCTGTCGTTCCTCGAATTCAATTACATGATCCTGCAGGCCTATGATTTCGCCGAGCTTGCGAAGACGCGCGGCGTCCGCTTGCAGATGGGCGGCTCGGATCAATGGGGCAACATCGTCAACGGCATCGATCTCGGCCGCAGGCTCCACGGCGCCGGACTGTACGGACTGACCTGCCCGCTGCTGACGACCGCCTCCGGCGCAAAGATGGGCAAGACCGCTCAGGGCGCCGTGTGGCTGAACGAGGACATGCTGTCCGGCTACGATTTCTGGCAGTACTGGCGGAACGTCGAAGACGACGACGTCGCAAAATTCCTGCGCCTTTTCACCGATATTCCGCTCAACGAAATCGATCAGCTGATCGCCGGCAACATCAACGACGCAAAAAAGCGGCTTGCGACCGAGATCACCTCACTCGTGCGCGGCAAGGCTGCGGCCGAACAGGCGGCGGAAACGGCGCGCAAGACCTTCGAGGAAGGTGCGCTGTCCGAGAACCTTCCGAGCGTCGAGATCGCCTCGTCCGAGCTCGAGGCCGGGATCGGCGTGCTCACGGCCTTTGTCACTGCGGGTCTCGTCGATTCAAACGGCGATGCCCGGCGTCAGATCAAAGGCGGCGGCCTCAAGGTCAACGATCAGACCGTCACCGACGACAAGGCGGTTCTGAAAACATCCGACCTGAAGGAGGGCACGATCAAGCTGTCGCTCGGCAAGAAGCGTCACATCCTCCTGAAACCGAAAGCCTGA
- a CDS encoding DUF3971 domain-containing protein, with the protein MPEQGGERRILGRASRVRHPRPKGAGGGGVRAWFRRRSGLQRAGIYTFAGLLLAAIGLFALLLSPFTSMMVTPRIARAIEAQLGPGYQVNIGGSRVDVTANGLDLKFDGFEISDPGGMLVLGVPSAAIALDGNLLVTQQVTLRRIRLTQPQLTVRIETSGQVALAGTEGGPPLFSLPASDVPQAAPAEVFGFLAAADALLKKDGPLANFELAEILSGNITIDDQRRGRVERVEGVDVRIQRGKNGALTASASSAAVRERWAVSATLSGEAGGERNFDLGFDNLSISRIAYELARKNQLIDFDGRLFGHVYAKLDGKGMVPAAEARVDVVGFSAVDLENTDGRMDIERTQVQLSWSARENRLKITEIEIAPGSSRFKLGGYARPDANFDEWEFALAGDERTMPGADPATHALRFDRIEVSGLVKRSTKTLALDKMAVQGRSLSVAGYAQLDFSGEKPIADLALAGSRSPIAAIVRVWPGLVAPGTRKWIGENVRGGMVENITIAMRGPLGGKMLPRKVALDMNFSGATIEYLDDTPPAIDAHGTVRIVDQTMETIVNGGRVELPGADPLSIAGTRFATKDHRPNPFAGELSTVIEGPVASVGALMSSPRLARMAPGVAPLMRGNGTVQIALGLNGPYGKNADLSKLVLRINAGLSGWSMQKAVGKRDIDNGNFTLTIDPSTANLRGELRLSGAPIAVEAILNRTPDNKLADTIVRFSLDPSKMKDFDNEALRIAGPISAELVQTAPGVLANSRMRADLTSAAVEGPVGLAKAAGAPGQVSFTIQPHDDSWRLENFVAQGSGIDIKGAVDLAKTGGLAAAQFSRFAVSPGDDTKLDVSKNGNAYKIVMQGGSFNAQPIIKDVTTGAPEKRGLDIDVEAKLGTVIGGNGETMSGADFKMSRRSNTTRSIYIAGQIGNGVIEARSAGDDAQRVISIRAGDAGAVLRFINLYKRMKGGVLTLDVTPGETSSGKVRVQNFQVVGDEKLTMVASNSNGNNNSTSSRPDQRAQGQTQTFTRMESKFRMGGGRIFVDDFEVYGNELGATMGGEINYVQDKVGLSGTFVPAYALNNLFGKVPVFGALLGGGSSGGLVGITFAIDGAWSNPQMRVNPLSAVAPGFLRKIFEFRNQNPGTTGSAQPQSPQQQKNR; encoded by the coding sequence ATGCCCGAGCAGGGGGGAGAGCGCCGCATTCTAGGGCGCGCTAGTCGCGTTCGCCATCCGCGTCCGAAAGGCGCGGGCGGTGGCGGCGTGCGTGCCTGGTTCCGGCGCCGCTCAGGTCTGCAGCGCGCCGGCATCTATACTTTTGCCGGTCTGTTGCTCGCCGCCATCGGTCTGTTTGCGCTTCTTCTGTCGCCTTTCACCTCGATGATGGTGACGCCGCGCATTGCACGCGCCATCGAGGCGCAGCTCGGTCCCGGCTATCAGGTCAATATCGGCGGCAGCCGCGTCGATGTGACGGCCAATGGCCTCGATCTGAAATTCGACGGTTTCGAAATCTCCGATCCTGGCGGCATGCTTGTGCTCGGCGTGCCGAGCGCGGCGATCGCGCTCGACGGCAATCTTCTCGTCACGCAGCAGGTCACGCTCCGCCGCATTCGCCTGACGCAGCCGCAGCTCACCGTGCGCATCGAAACCTCCGGCCAGGTGGCGCTTGCCGGCACCGAAGGCGGCCCGCCGCTTTTCAGCCTGCCGGCCTCCGATGTGCCGCAGGCCGCGCCCGCCGAAGTGTTCGGCTTCCTTGCGGCGGCCGATGCGCTGCTCAAGAAAGACGGTCCGCTCGCCAATTTCGAACTTGCGGAAATTCTCAGCGGCAACATCACTATCGACGATCAGCGCCGTGGCCGCGTCGAGCGCGTCGAAGGCGTCGATGTGCGCATCCAGCGCGGCAAGAACGGCGCGCTGACGGCAAGCGCCTCATCTGCGGCGGTGCGCGAACGTTGGGCCGTCAGCGCCACTTTGTCGGGCGAGGCCGGCGGCGAGCGCAATTTCGATCTCGGTTTCGACAATCTCTCGATCAGCCGCATCGCCTATGAGCTCGCGCGCAAAAATCAGCTGATCGATTTTGACGGGCGGCTCTTCGGCCACGTCTACGCCAAGCTCGACGGCAAGGGCATGGTGCCCGCCGCGGAAGCCCGGGTCGATGTGGTCGGATTCAGCGCCGTCGATCTTGAGAATACCGACGGGCGTATGGATATCGAGCGCACGCAGGTGCAGCTTTCATGGAGCGCGCGCGAAAACCGCCTCAAGATCACCGAAATTGAAATTGCGCCCGGCAGTTCGCGTTTCAAGCTTGGCGGCTATGCGCGCCCCGACGCGAATTTCGATGAATGGGAATTTGCGCTGGCGGGCGATGAGCGCACCATGCCGGGCGCCGATCCCGCAACGCATGCGCTGCGCTTCGACCGCATTGAGGTTTCCGGCCTGGTGAAACGTTCGACGAAAACGCTGGCTTTGGACAAGATGGCCGTTCAGGGACGCTCGCTGTCGGTTGCGGGCTATGCCCAGCTCGATTTTTCGGGCGAAAAGCCGATCGCCGATTTGGCGCTGGCCGGCTCACGCTCTCCGATTGCCGCCATCGTCCGCGTCTGGCCCGGCCTTGTCGCGCCCGGCACCCGCAAATGGATCGGCGAGAATGTGCGGGGCGGCATGGTGGAGAATATAACCATCGCCATGCGCGGGCCGCTCGGCGGGAAGATGCTGCCGCGCAAAGTGGCGCTCGATATGAACTTCTCCGGCGCCACCATCGAATATCTCGACGATACGCCGCCCGCCATCGATGCGCATGGAACTGTACGCATCGTCGACCAGACGATGGAAACCATCGTCAATGGCGGGCGCGTCGAGCTTCCCGGCGCCGATCCGCTGTCGATTGCCGGAACGCGCTTCGCGACGAAGGATCATCGGCCCAATCCCTTTGCCGGGGAGTTATCGACCGTGATCGAAGGTCCGGTGGCCTCTGTCGGCGCGCTGATGTCCTCGCCGCGCCTTGCGCGTATGGCGCCGGGTGTCGCGCCTCTGATGCGCGGCAACGGCACGGTGCAGATCGCGCTTGGCCTTAACGGCCCCTATGGCAAGAATGCCGATTTGTCGAAGCTTGTCCTGCGCATCAATGCAGGCCTTTCCGGCTGGTCGATGCAAAAGGCCGTCGGCAAGCGCGATATCGACAACGGCAATTTCACCCTGACTATCGATCCGTCGACCGCCAATCTGCGCGGCGAGCTGCGTCTGTCCGGTGCGCCGATTGCAGTCGAAGCCATTCTGAACCGCACGCCCGACAACAAGCTCGCCGATACGATCGTCCGCTTCTCGCTCGATCCTTCGAAAATGAAGGATTTCGACAATGAGGCGCTGCGTATCGCAGGTCCCATCTCGGCCGAACTTGTACAGACCGCGCCGGGCGTTCTGGCCAATTCCCGCATGCGCGCCGATCTTACGTCGGCGGCCGTCGAAGGGCCGGTCGGCCTTGCCAAGGCGGCCGGTGCGCCGGGGCAGGTCAGCTTCACCATCCAGCCGCATGACGATAGCTGGCGGCTCGAGAACTTCGTGGCGCAAGGTAGCGGCATCGATATCAAAGGCGCGGTCGATCTCGCCAAGACGGGCGGTTTGGCGGCTGCGCAGTTCTCGCGCTTTGCGGTGAGCCCGGGCGACGATACCAAGCTCGACGTGTCGAAAAACGGCAATGCCTACAAGATCGTGATGCAGGGCGGCTCGTTCAACGCGCAGCCGATCATCAAGGACGTGACGACCGGCGCACCGGAAAAGCGGGGACTCGATATCGATGTCGAGGCCAAGCTCGGCACCGTCATCGGCGGCAATGGTGAAACCATGTCCGGCGCCGATTTCAAGATGAGCCGCCGCAGCAACACGACGCGCAGCATCTACATCGCCGGCCAGATCGGCAATGGCGTCATCGAAGCGCGCTCGGCGGGCGATGATGCGCAGCGTGTGATCAGTATACGCGCCGGCGATGCCGGTGCGGTCCTGCGTTTCATCAATCTGTATAAGCGCATGAAAGGCGGCGTACTGACGCTCGACGTGACGCCCGGCGAGACGAGCAGCGGCAAGGTCCGCGTTCAGAACTTCCAGGTCGTCGGCGATGAAAAGCTGACCATGGTCGCCAGCAACAGCAACGGCAACAACAATAGCACCAGCAGCAGGCCCGATCAGCGCGCGCAGGGCCAGACGCAGACCTTTACCCGCATGGAGTCGAAATTCCGTATGGGCGGCGGGCGCATTTTCGTCGACGATTTCGAGGTCTATGGAAATGAGCTCGGCGCGACGATGGGCGGCGAGATCAATTATGTGCAGGACAAAGTCGGCCTCAGCGGCACATTCGTTCCGGCCTATGCGCTGAACAACCTCTTCGGCAAAGTGCCGGTCTTCGGCGCGCTGCTCGGCGGCGGCTCGAGCGGTGGCCTTGTCGGCATCACCTTCGCGATCGACGGCGCATGGTCGAACCCGCAAATGCGCGTCAATCCGCTCTCCGCCGTTGCGCCGGGCTTCCTGCGCAAGATTTTCGAGTTCCGCAATCAGAACCCGGGCACGACAGGTTCCGCGCAGCCTCAGTCGCCGCAGCAGCAGAAAAATCGCTGA
- a CDS encoding peroxiredoxin, with product MTKLQTGLPAPDFDLPTDGGGRLRLKDLKGRKTVLYFYPKDDTPTCTQEAIAFNGLRKSFQAADTELIGFSADSPKKHDRFKAKHGLDFPLVSDEDRAVLEAYGLWVEKQLYGRKYMGIERTTLLIDREGKIARIWPKVSVKGHAEEVLEAAKAL from the coding sequence GTGACAAAGCTCCAAACAGGGTTGCCCGCACCCGATTTCGACCTGCCGACGGATGGCGGCGGGAGGCTGCGCCTGAAGGACCTGAAAGGGCGGAAAACCGTCCTGTATTTCTACCCGAAGGACGACACGCCGACCTGCACACAGGAAGCCATTGCCTTTAACGGCCTGCGCAAGAGCTTTCAGGCGGCCGATACTGAACTCATCGGCTTCTCCGCCGATTCGCCCAAGAAGCATGATCGGTTCAAGGCCAAACATGGCCTCGATTTCCCCCTTGTCTCGGACGAGGATCGGGCGGTCCTTGAGGCCTATGGCCTGTGGGTCGAGAAACAGCTCTACGGCCGCAAATATATGGGGATCGAGCGGACCACCCTGCTGATCGACCGGGAGGGGAAAATTGCCCGGATCTGGCCAAAGGTCTCTGTAAAAGGGCATGCCGAAGAGGTGCTGGAAGCGGCAAAGGCCCTTTAG
- a CDS encoding M23 family metallopeptidase, which produces MQPLRIELNPILAALLGLSGLALLGWSGATTSYALFRDEFLMQLVSRHTTTERASRSEIARLRDDYERVNSQLLVERETFASELGTLAERQAEVEKRQSVLSRFGAPTEGEDLDGGLRLRTEPLQESRATPARGSVAELNARYDAIETDQRHKIAVMQTRLEQKRTALTDVYASLGLQPQAPVKAGMGGLYLPFGLGGSSQGDADQLTETARETDLLRQGLSRVPVGKPLPELRTVSGFGNRTDPFVGGLAFHSGVDLEAAPGAPARATASGTVTSAEWNGGYGLMVEVKHDHGYSTRYAHLSRIAVKTGDEIEAGDVVGFVGSTGRSTGPHLHYETRRDDTALNPVRFLKAASAIAD; this is translated from the coding sequence ATGCAGCCGCTCCGCATCGAGCTCAATCCCATTCTCGCGGCGCTTCTTGGTCTTTCGGGCCTTGCCCTTCTCGGCTGGTCGGGGGCGACGACGAGCTATGCCCTGTTCCGGGACGAGTTCCTGATGCAGCTCGTCTCGCGCCACACGACCACCGAGCGCGCCTCGCGTTCCGAGATCGCGCGCCTGCGCGACGATTATGAGCGGGTCAACAGCCAGCTTCTGGTCGAGCGCGAGACTTTCGCCTCGGAGCTCGGCACGCTCGCCGAACGTCAGGCCGAGGTCGAAAAGCGCCAGAGCGTGCTGTCGCGGTTCGGCGCACCGACCGAAGGCGAAGACCTCGACGGAGGCTTGCGCCTGCGCACCGAGCCTTTGCAGGAATCGCGCGCGACGCCGGCGCGCGGCAGCGTCGCCGAACTCAACGCACGCTACGACGCCATCGAAACCGATCAGCGACACAAGATCGCCGTCATGCAGACACGCCTCGAGCAGAAGCGGACGGCGCTCACCGATGTCTATGCCTCGCTCGGCCTGCAGCCCCAGGCCCCGGTGAAAGCCGGCATGGGCGGACTTTATCTGCCCTTCGGCCTCGGCGGCTCGTCGCAGGGCGATGCCGACCAACTGACCGAGACCGCGCGCGAAACCGATCTCCTGCGCCAGGGCTTAAGCCGCGTGCCCGTCGGCAAGCCGCTGCCCGAGCTGCGCACGGTATCGGGCTTCGGCAACCGCACCGATCCGTTCGTCGGCGGCCTTGCCTTCCATAGCGGCGTCGATCTTGAAGCGGCTCCCGGCGCACCGGCCCGCGCCACGGCGTCGGGCACCGTCACCTCCGCCGAGTGGAATGGCGGCTATGGCCTGATGGTCGAAGTGAAGCACGATCACGGCTATTCGACGCGCTATGCGCATCTGTCGCGCATCGCCGTCAAAACCGGCGACGAGATCGAGGCCGGAGATGTTGTCGGATTTGTCGGCTCGACCGGCCGCTCGACCGGCCCGCACCTGCATTATGAAACGCGGCGCGACGACACGGCGCTCAATCCCGTGCGTTTCCTGAAAGCCGCCAGCGCGATCGCCGATTAA
- the prfB gene encoding peptide chain release factor 2 (programmed frameshift): MRAEITALVEELKQSVGLLRRHLDWDTANNRLRELNALSEDPTLWDDADRAQKLMRERTDLETRIENIKRLEQELSDNIELIELGEAENDQGVIGEAEAAIKGLAAEAAKQQIETLLSGEADGMDTYLEVHSGAGGTESQDWAEMLLRMYTRWADRRGFKVELVGRQEGEGAGIKGATLIIKGKNAYGWLKTESGVHRLVRISPFDSNARRQTSFASIDVYPVVDDRITIEIDESQVRVDTMRSGGAGGQHVNKTESAVRLTHIPTGIAVVSEGDRSQHKNRATAWNMLKAKLYEAELKRREEKAMAEQAAKTDIGWGHQIRSYVLQPYQMVKDLRTGVTSSDPDAVLDGALDPYMEAALAQRVYGGGPDSVDDVD, from the exons ATGCGCGCCGAAATTACCGCCCTTGTAGAAGAGCTTAAGCAGTCTGTCGGGCTGCTGAGGAGGCATCTT GACTGGGATACCGCCAATAACCGCCTGCGCGAGCTGAACGCGCTCTCCGAAGATCCGACCCTGTGGGACGATGCCGACCGCGCGCAGAAGCTGATGCGCGAGCGCACCGATCTCGAGACCCGCATCGAGAACATCAAGCGGCTCGAACAGGAATTGTCCGACAATATCGAGCTGATCGAACTCGGCGAAGCCGAGAACGATCAGGGCGTCATCGGCGAAGCGGAGGCGGCCATCAAGGGGCTCGCCGCGGAAGCCGCCAAACAGCAGATCGAAACCCTTCTGTCCGGCGAAGCCGACGGCATGGATACATATCTCGAAGTCCATTCCGGTGCCGGCGGCACCGAGAGCCAGGACTGGGCGGAGATGCTGCTGCGTATGTACACAAGATGGGCCGACCGGCGCGGCTTCAAGGTCGAACTCGTCGGACGCCAGGAAGGCGAGGGCGCGGGCATCAAGGGCGCGACGCTGATCATCAAGGGCAAAAACGCCTATGGCTGGCTGAAGACCGAAAGCGGCGTGCATCGCCTTGTCCGCATTTCGCCGTTCGATTCCAATGCGCGCCGGCAGACCAGCTTTGCCTCTATCGACGTCTATCCCGTCGTTGACGACCGCATCACGATCGAGATCGACGAGAGCCAGGTGCGCGTCGATACGATGCGATCCGGCGGCGCCGGCGGCCAGCACGTCAACAAAACCGAATCCGCCGTGCGCCTGACGCATATTCCGACCGGCATTGCCGTCGTGTCCGAAGGCGACCGCTCACAGCACAAAAACCGCGCCACCGCCTGGAACATGCTGAAAGCGAAACTCTACGAGGCCGAATTGAAGCGGCGCGAAGAGAAGGCGATGGCCGAGCAGGCGGCGAAAACCGATATCGGCTGGGGCCATCAGATCCGCTCTTACGTTCTGCAGCCCTATCAGATGGTCAAGGATCTCAGGACCGGCGTCACCTCGTCCGATCCGGATGCGGTGCTGGATGGCGCGCTCGATCCTTATATGGAAGCGGCTCTCGCCCAGCGCGTTTATGGCGGCGGGCCGGACAGCGTCGACGACGTCGATTAA